The Oncorhynchus masou masou isolate Uvic2021 unplaced genomic scaffold, UVic_Omas_1.1 unplaced_scaffold_3208, whole genome shotgun sequence genome has a segment encoding these proteins:
- the LOC135534258 gene encoding calpain-3-like yields MEVTANELKNVLNRVVSKHKDLNTEGFSLECCRSMIALVTWTGTGRLSLQEFRHLWNKIKQWQGIFRHYSSDQAGIINSYEMRNAINDAGFRLNNQLYDIITMRYANEGMNIDFDSFISCLVRLEAMFRAFQAFDQDGTIRLSVLEWLQLTMYA; encoded by the exons ATGGAAGTTACCGCCAACGAGCTGAAGAATGTACTCAACAGGGTTGTCTCCAAAC ATAAGGACCTGAACACAGAGGGTTTTAGCCTGGAGTGCTGCAGGAGCATGATTGCACTCGTGAC ATGGACGGGGACGGGCAGACTCAGCCTGCAAGAGTTCAGACATCTCTGGAACAAGATCAAGCAGTGGCAG GGGATCTTTAGACACTACAGCTCGGACCAGGCTGGTATCATCAACAGCTACGAGATGAGAAATGCCATCAACGATGCAG GCTTCCGTCTCAACAACCAGCTGTATGACATCATCACCATGCGTTACGCCAATGAGGGTATGAACATCGACTTTGACAGCTTCATCAGCTGCCTGGTCCGGCTCGAAGCCATGTTCA GGGCATTCCAGGCTTTTGATCAGGATGGTACAATCAGACTTAGTGTCTTGGAG TGGCTCCAGCTGACCATGTATGCCTAG